Below is a window of Mesomycoplasma bovoculi M165/69 DNA.
CAAAAGTTGAACTAAACAAAAATTGAAAGAAATTAATTTCAAGATGTTTCACTGAAATTGATAAACAAAAAATAATAAATTTTGTAGGTTTGGAAACAAAAAGAACTGAGCCAGAGATTTCACAAACAACAGAGGATAATCCTTCAAAACCAAAAGACATTTTTCTAGATTTTAAAAGCAACAACACTTCTGCAAAACATACAGTTCAAAATTATGTAAAAAGCGGTTTTAATCAGTCAATTTTCGAGATTCTAGAAGAATTTGAAAATAAGGGTTCACTTTCATCATCCCCTATTTTTATTTATGGAAATTCTGGTATTGGGAAAACCCATTTTTTGCACGCTCTAGGTAATTTATACATAAATAAAGGTAAAAAAGTTTGCTATATTAGTGATTTTGTGTTTACCTCTAAGGTTGTTATGTGGATGAGAGAGAGTAATCACAATAAAATTAATGAATTTATTGAATGAATTTCTACTCATGATGTAATTTTGCTTGATGACATCCAAGGTTATGGAAATAAATTGAAAACTTTAAAAATATTATTTGAAATAGTAAATATTTTTATGGAAGAAGATAAACAAATTATAATTACATCCGACCAAGCCATAGAATCCTTGATTGGTTTTCAAGATAGATTGATAGATCGTTTTAGATGGGGGTTGACAATTGAAGTTCGAGAACTTAACAAAGATGATTTTATTAAGATTTTAAAATACAAACTTGAAGAAAGGGGTTTAGACAAATACTCTTGAGACAAACAAACTTTAGATTTTTTAGCTAAACACTTCAATAATTCAATTCGACAAATTGAAGGAATGATTAAAAGAATAATGTTTTACTTAAAAAATGAATTAAGTAGTTCTGATAACAATAATGTTGTTTTTGATTTAGAAAGAATTTCTTTAATTTTCCCAGATCAAAAAAGAATTAGTGAAAAAATAAATCACGAAACAATAATAAAAGCAACCTGTGACTATTTAGGGGTTAATGAAAAAGATGTTTTAGGAAAAAGTAGAAAGAAAAACATTGTTTTTGCGCGTGACATTTCAATTTGATTGATAAAAACAACATTAGATCTTACTTATGTTGAAATTGGAAAAATGTTTGATAATAGAGATCATTCCACAATAATTTCAACATACAAAAAAATAAAAAATAATAAAAAGAAGATTCCTTCAGTTTCTTACACAATCCAGGAGATAACCAAGAAGTTAAACACATTTCAAAAACATTAAATCAATAATTAATTAACATAAAAAAGTTTAAAAAAACCTTTATTTTCATACTAAAAATTAAGTTTTCAACATTTCAACATTACTTTATAATATTTATTAATATATTAAATATAATATAAATAAAAAAGGAATTAAAATGAAATTTACAATTAGCAAAAATATTATTGAAAAACAAATAGATAGATGTTCCGCTGGTTTTATGCCAAATTCGAATTCACCATTTGGCTCTTTTTATATTCTTGCAGATAGAAACGGTCTTACATTAATAACAACAAATGGTGAATTATCTTTTAAATCTTTCATCTCACAAGAAAAATTAGAAGTAGAAGAAGTTGGTTTTTGTTTATTGGATGGAACTTTTTTAAAGGATATTATTAAAAAAAGTGAAGATAAAATCACATTCAAAGTTATTGAAAATGAAATTGAAATTTCATGAAAAAACACCAAAATTGTTAAAGTTTTAAAAGATCAATCTATTTTTCCTGAAATTGATTTCGAATTAGTTGGAAAAAAAGTTAATATAAATATAAAAGATTTTAGAAGAGCTATCAAAAACACCGCTTTTGCGGCATCCCCACTTATAAATAATCCTGTTTTATCTTCGATAAATTTAAATTCTCAAAATTCTTCTTTAACTTTAGCGGCAACTGATACACATAGATTTGCTTGCGAAACAATACCTATAGATTCCGATGTCGAATTCAATATATCAATAAATGCTAAAAACCTAAAAGAGTTTATAGTAGGTGAAATTTCAGAAAATATCGATTTTTATATCAGTGAATCTAAAATCAATTACACTTTTGATGGTTTAACAGTTCAATCTAGAATATTAAACGTTCCTTATAAAGATTTTTCTTCAATTTTTCCCACTGCCGAACAACTCAAATATAGATTAACAATTAATAAAAAAGAAATTTTAGACTTAATTGATAAAGCTACTATTATTTCACCTGAAAAAAATAATGCAATTTCTTTTAGTTTGAGTTCTGCTGAAATAAAAGTTTCCATAAGTAAACAAGAAAGCGGGCGTTCTAAAGTTAGAACTGAAAATATAATAAAATATTATGGGAAAGATGTTGTTCTTTATGTTAATTATAGATTTTTAAAAGAAGCTATATCTGTTTTCGAAAATACTGTTGATATTTTAATTGATGAAAGAGTAACAAGACTTTTTATTATTTCAGAAAGTAACAGATCCATAAAGCAATTAATAGGGCTTGTTAATCAATAATGATTGTGAAAATTAAAGGTAATTTCATAACAATTGGTCAATTACTAAAAAAAATTAACATTGTTGACTCAGGTGGACAAACCAAACATTATTTACAAACTCACACAGTGTTGATTAATCAAAAACAAGTTGTTACTCGTGGAACCAAAGTTAAAGATGGTGATTTTTTGTGGATAGATAGAAAATTGATAAAGGTTGTATCCGAAGATGAATAATAAATTCGATGCAGTAGTTGTAGGGGCTGGTCATGCTGGTATTGAAGCTGCTTTTGCTATTGCAAAAAAAGGATTCAAAGTAGCGCTTGTTACTATAAATAAATATAAAATGGCTTCCTTACCTTGTAATCCTTCGATCGGTGGCCCTGCAAAAGGAATTATCACTCGCGAAATCGATGCTTTAGGTGGCATGCAAGGTAAATTCGCAGACTTAACCATGATTCAAGTTAAAATGTTGAATGAATCAAAGGGACCAGCCGTTAGGTCTATAAGGGCTCAGATAGATAAGGAAAAATATTCAAAAATTGTTTTAGAACATGTTCAAAACAAAACAAATATTCAAATTTTTGAAGATTTAGTCTTAAAATTAAAAATTAAGAACAACAAAATCGAAGGTGTTGTTACTGAAAAAAATGGTGATATTTTTTCAAAAGTAGTGGTGATTACAACCGGAACTTATATGAATTCTCGAATTTTAAGAGGTTCTGAAATAAAAATTTCAGGTCCAGAGAATCAAAAAACTTCAACCGATTTATCACAACATTTAAAAGATTTAGGTTTTGATATTCAACGACTAAAGACCGGAACACCCCCTAGAATTTTGACAGAATCAATTGATTTTAGTGAAGTTGAAAAAGAAGAAATACCACTATTAGACTATGTTTTTTCTTTTGATTATCAAAGTACTTTGAATCAGCAAATTAGTTGTTATTTAACTTACACAACCCCGGAAACACACAAAATTATTAATGAAAATTTAGATAAATCTTCTATGTATTCAGGGTTGATTGAAGGTGTGGGGCCTCGTTACTGTCCTTCTGTTGAAGATAAAATTGTTCGTTTTTCAAATAAAGAAAGGCACCAAATATTTTTTGAACCCGAGACAGAAAAACAGGATGTTATGTATATTAATGGCTTATCAACATCAATGCCAGAAGATGTGCAGGACAAAATGATTAAATCCATACCAGGACTTAGAAATGCTAAGGTTTTGCATTATGGCTATGCTATAGAGTATGATTCCATCAACCCTTTGGAACTTAAAAAATCACTTGAAACAAAGAAAATTCAAGGATTGTTTTTAGCTGGTCAAATTAATGGGACTAGTGGTTATGAAGAAGCTGCAGCTCAAGGTTTGATAGCGGGGATTAATGCCTCGCTTTTACTTGAAAATCAACCTAGTATAGAAATTTTGCGAAGCGATGGATATATAGGTGTTTTAATTGATGATTTAATAACTAAAGGGACAAAAGAGCCCTATAGAATGTTGACATCTAGAGCTGAATATAGACTTATTTTGAGGAATGATAATGCCGATTTAAGAATGAGCAGCTATGCTTTTAACTCTGGAATGATTTCGAAAGAAAAATATGAAAAAATTCTTGAAAAATATAGACTAATTGATGAAAAAATACAAAAATTAGCAACTGAGTTTGTTTCTCCAAAAGACTTTTTAAGCCAAAAATATGAGGTTGAAAATGGAATTTCTAAATTAAAATTAATTTCAAGACCTGATGTTGATTTTAAAGATGTTTTGGGTGATTTTGAATATGGCTATGAACTGACAGTTGCTTGTAGATTGAAAGGTTATATTGAAAAACAAAATACAACAGCTGAAAAAATGAAAAAGCTAGAAATTTTAAAAATCCCAGCTGATATTAATTATAAAAAAGTTGATAATCTATCCTTGGAAGCTCTGGATAAATTGGAAAAAATTCAACCTACAACAATTGGGCAAGCTAGTAGAATTAGTGGAATTTCACCAGCGGATATTCAAATGCTTCTTTTTTATTTAAAAACTAACAAAAATGAAGATTAATTTATTGCATTTTGGTTCAAATTCCACAGATTATCAACAGATTTATCAACATGAAATTAACAAAATAAAACAATTTAAATGTGATATAAATATAATAAAATTAGTAGAATCTAAAGAAATTAATTTAAAAAAGAAAAAAGAAAACGATACCAGAGTTATTATTGGTAAAATTCCTAAAAATAGTGAAATAATTATTTTTAGTGAACGTGGAGAAAATGTTGATTCTATTGAGTTTTCAAAATATCTTGATAAATCTAACATAACTTTTGTTGTAGGTGGGGCTGAAGGTATTGATGAAGATTTAATTAGAAAGGAAAAACCAATATCTAAATTCATTTCATTTGGAAGAATAACTTATAATCATAAAATTTTTAAATTAATTGTTTTAGAACAAATTTATAGAGGTTTATCTATAAAAAATAACAGAAAATATCACAGAGGAGATTAAAATGAAAACAGGTTCATATAAAAAAATAGCTGAAATAATTGCAGCTCACAAAAATATTTTTATTTATCATCACATCAGACCAGATGGTGATTGTTTAGGTTCTCAAAATGGACTAGGAACAGCTATAAAAAAGAATTTTCCCGATAAAAATGTCTTTTTTATTGGTGAGCCAGGTGAAGTTTTGAAATTTATGAACTTTTACAAAACTGATGAAACTAAAATAGATTCAAAGTATTTTAAAAATTCATTAGCTATAACAGTGGATACAGCTGAACTTGATCGTGTTTGTAAAAATGAATGGATTTTAGAAAAAAAATTCACAACAATAATTAAAATAGACCATCACCCAACAAAAAATGAAGATTATACTGACTATGAGTGAATTGATACATCATTTGTTGCAGCTTCTGAAATGATTGGTTACTTTTTAATGAAGAACAAATGGAAAATAGATGCAGAAATTGCTAAATTTGTCTATTTAGGGATAGTTACTGATTCAGGTAGATTTTTATTTAGTTCAACATCTCCTAGAACTTTTGATGTTTCCTCTCATTTACTCAAAACAAAATTTGATTTCAATAGTTTAAATTGAAATTTATCCAAACAAAGTGAAAAAGAAGTTGCTTTTACTAGTTATGTTTTACAAAACTATAAAAAACAAGGTAAAGTAATTTGATTTAATGTTACAAAAAAAATACAAGAAAAATTCGAACTTACAGAAGAACAATGAGCGTCTGTTAATATTTTGGCCAATATTGGTGATGCCAGAATTTGAATTTTCTTTATTGAAGCTGATGACAAAATTAGAGTTAGATTGCGTTCTAATGGTCCAAAAGTCAACACTATTGCTCAACAATATGGTGGTGGAGGTCATGCTATGGCTTCTGGAATCAATATTTTTAAAAAGAAAGAAATGGATGAAATTATCCAAAAATCAATTGATTTAATTCAGGAATTTGAGAAAAATGTTAGTAGGTAGTTCGCAAATAGCTATTGATCTGATAGAAAAATATAGTAGAATTGTAATTTTCCATCATATCAGACCAGATGGTGATTGTTTAGGTTCGCAACTAGGTCTAAAAAGATTAATTGAGTTAAATTATAAAAACAAAGAAGTATACATAGTTGGAGATTCTAAAGATAGTTTTCCTTTTTTAAATCTTCAACACGACAGTGTTGAAGATTTAGATTTAAGCAACGCACTAGCTATAATTGTTGATGTGAATAATATTGAAAGAATTGAGTCATCTTATCTTTTTGAAAAACACAAATTTGCTGAAATATTAAGAATTGACCACCATCCAAATGATGATAGTTGGGAACAAGCGCAAAGATGAATCGATTCATCCTTTGTAGCTTGTGCTGAACAAATTAGTCAACTTGCAATTGATGCAAAATGAGCGATAGATTCAGAGTGTGCAAAACCATTGTATCTTGGTATTTATACAGATTCTGGTAGATTTTTATACAAACAAACAACTGCTAGAACTCATAGAATTGCTGCAACATTGATTGACACAGGTTTAGATTTTAATCAAATTCATCAAGAATTAAATAAAAAAAGTAAAGCAGATTTAGATCTTGAATCTTTTGTTTTGTCCAAAAAACAAACTTATAAAAATGTTATTTATTATGTTATGGACTTGAATCAACAAAAGGAACTTAAACTAAATTCCCAAAGCGCAACAAGACCAAACTTGTTGGCAAATATAGGTAGTTACAAAATTTGACTTTCTTTTGTTCAAGAAGAAAATAAAAAATGAAGAGTTGAATTTCGTTCATCCGGTCCAAATGTTAGAGAAGTTGCAACTAAATGAGGTGGTGGTGGTCATCTAAATGCCTCCGGAGCAATTATTGATGACCCTTCGAAAATATCTTTAATTGTTCAAGATTGTCAAAAAGCAATTGAAGATTTTAATTAGTAAGGTTTGAAAAAAAAAAAAAAAGTTAATCATTTAAGTGATAACTTTTTTTAATTATTTTTGAGATTTGTCGTAAGGTTGACCAATAGCTTTGGGAGCACTATCGCTTTTTGCTGTAAACATTAATATAAATAAGGTGATAACATAAGGTGATATATAAATTATTGTTGAATACTGTCCTAGTGGTTGGAAGATTCCAATACCAGTTCCAACATTGTTTGAAATTGAGTAAAGTAGTGCAAAAACAAAAGCAGATAAAATAATTAATATAGTTTTTCATCTACCCATAATTAATACTGTTAGGGCTAAAAAACCTATTCCCTGAACATTTCCAAAAAATGTAGAACCTAAATATTGAAAGAAAATACCACCAGCTATTCCAGCTATAAATCCTGAAGTAAAAACCCCAATTCATTTAATTCTATCAACATTTATTCCGACTGAAGCGGCTGCTTGTGGGTTTTCGCCAACAGCTGCAAAATGGAGACCTTTTTTTGTATAAGAAAAAAATATAAAGGTTAAAACTAAAATTAATATAGTTAAAAATAATTTTAAAGAAATTATATTTTTTCAATCTTGGCTTTTAACACTCAAAGCTAATTCATCAACTGGTGATTGAAAAAAGTTCCCATTTTCGCTTAAACCTTTAATCATAATTATTGAAATAGCTGCTGCTAGTAAATTTATTGAAACACCAGAAATTATGTGATTTCCCTTTAATTTTATAGTTATAAAACCATGTAGTAAGGCAAAAATAGCCGACATTAAGCCTGCTAATGGTAATAAAATTATTTGCATATAAGGACTTTCGACATTGAATTTTGTGGCAAATAAACCATAAAATGTGGCCCCCACAATCATCATCCCGTCAATTGCTATGTTTACAATTCCGGTTTTTTCACTAAACAAACCAGCGAATGAACCTAATGAAATTATGCAAAAAAACAAAACAAATAAAGTAAGAATTGAAATAAAAACACCCATTTTAACCTCTTATCCTTGTTGAATATTTAATAATAAGTTCACTTCTAATAGATTTGAATAATTTTCTATTTTCAGAAACTTTTTGAACAAAAAGTTTCAAATGATTCTTTCTTTCAAAATAACCAAGTTGAATTAATTCCATATGAGCTTTATGTTTATTTTGACTTATTTGCTCAAAATATTTTAATTTAATATCAACACTATCTGTTTTAGAAGGTGGTTTTATACCAAAATTTCTTTTTATGTTGGATAAAATTTGCTTTTGAGTAGCTTTTTGACTTTTGTTTTTAAGTGCAATTATTTGTCTTTTTAGTATAAACAATTTAAGTTCCGCAAATTGTAATTTTATATATGATTGCAATAAATATGCTTGTTTTTGGTTGATAAATTCTATGATACTATTTATATAATTTTCAATTTTAGTAATTTTTAATTCTTTTAATTCTTGCTTATTTTGAGATTGACTAAATACATTTTCTCGATCTTTGTTGTAATTTGATGTTTTGTTTATTGAAATACCAAAATATTTTTTAGATTTTATTAAGAAAAAAATATTTTTTAAATATTGTAATGGCTTGAATTTTGTGAAAATAACTGAGATAGCAGTTAAATAAATAATTATTCCAACAATTATTTGTGTAGTTTGATTATCTAATTGAATTCCATAAGCTTGCAGACCACCTGAACCAAGGCTTATAATAGAATAGAAAAATGAACTAAAAATAATTCCTAAAGGAGAATTGAAGGCTAACAAAGAAATCAAAATTGTGTTAAACCCTTCTGGGAGAGGACCATTTCCAAGGCTCAAACCTTTTTCTTTGAAAATATATCACAAAAACCCTGCAATACTTGTTAAAACGCTAGAAAATAAAAATGTTAATATTATTGTTTTCTTGCTATTTATTCCACTATAAATAGCAGCATTTTGGTTCTGTCCAATTATTTTTATTTTTAATCCAATTGTTGTTTTTTGAAAAACAATTCACATCAAAATTGCAAAAACAATAACTAAAGAAAAAATAATTCAAGCAAAAGCCTGTGTATCATAAAAAGTATTAGCAAAACCTTTTTCCAAAACAGAAACAGTTGTATCTGGAGAATTTTGAGATCTAAAAATAATGTTTAAATTTCTAGCTCTCAGCATAAATTGGCAAATATAAAAAACAATTCAATTTACTAAAATTGTTGAAATTACTTCATTTACTTTAAAATAAGCTTTTAAAACACCAACTATCAAACCTACTAACACTGATGAAACAATAGCTGCCAAAAAACCTAAAAATAACTTAGTGTGAATGCTTAAATCAAGATTTAAAACAATTAACAATGAAGTTAATCCCGAAGCCATCATTTGTCCAGGGACTCCGATATTGAAAAATCCAGCTTTAAAATTAATTGCTACAGCAATTCCGCCTAAAATAAAAACTGTAATTATTAAAAGTAAATTTTTTACTTGATTTTTTGCAAAAGAAACATCAAAAATAATTGTTTTAAAAACATATAACGGATTGTAACCAAAAATTCTAATAGCAATCATTGAAATTAAAATCCCAATTAAAACTGCTCAAAATGAAGAAAAAATCTTGGTTTTTGCATCTTGATTTTCTAAACTATTAATTTTATTAAAAAATAGTTTAGAAAAATTTTTTAAATTAATTTGATTGTTTAATTTCACTATGAATACCTCCCATTAAAAGTCCTATTTTTTGCCTATCAATATCTTTTCGCAAGAATTTTTGACTAATTTTTCCTTTATTTATAACAATAATTGAATCAGCTAATGCTAAAACCTCATCTAATTCATACGAAATTAAAAGTATAGATTTTCCTTGTTCTTTTTCTTTTAAAATTGCTTGATGAATTAATTTTATTGCTCCAACATCTAAACCACGAGTTGGTTGGACAACTAAAAGAAAATCATGTTCTGAAAAAATTTCACGACCAACAACCGCTTTTTGTTGGTTTCCACCTGATAATAGTCTAATATTTTTAGTACCTTCTTGATCGCCCCGAACATCGAAATTTTCTACTATTTTTTTGTAAAAAGATTTAATTGAATTTTTTCTCAAAAAAGTTTTGCTAACAAATTTTGGATTGTGCAAATTTCTAATAATGGAATTATCTAAATTATCCATATCTAAGATGACGCCATATTTGTGTCTATCGCCTGGAATGTAAGACAAGTAAGGTATTCTATTTTTGGGTTGAAGTTGTGCAATATCTATTTTATAATTTGTTACTCTCTGAATATCTGTTTTTTTATTATTTTTTATAAATTTTGCTCATTTTGTAGGCTGGATTTTATTAGTATTAACAAGAATTTTGCCACTTTTTGACTTAATAATTCCTGAAATAGCAAGTTCTAATTCTTCTTGCCCATTACCTTCCACACCAGCAATCGCTACAATTTCACCTTTATTTATTTGAAAAGAAATATTCTCAATTTTTTTTGTATGTGTAGCCGATAAATTACTAATTTCAACTCCAACTTCATCTTTAGTCAAATTATCTATGTTAATGGCGTTTACAACTTTTTCACCAACCATTGCAATAGACAAATCTTCAACACTAATGTTGTCAAGATTTTCAAAATTAGCAACAACTTCACCATGTCTCAATACAGTTGCAACATCTGCAACTTTTTTAATTTCATTAAGTTTGTGAGAAATAAAAATAATAGTTTTACCAGTTGAAGCAAAGAATTTTAAATTTTCTAAAAAAGCTTCAATTTCTTGTGGGTTCAAGATTGCTGTTGGTTCATCAAAAATTAAAATATCAGAATCACGATACAAAACCTTTAAAATTTCTATTTTTTGTTTAACAGCAACAGATGTTTTTCCTGTTTTTTCATTCAAGTCAAAAAATAATGAATATTTTTCTTGTAAGGATCGGATTTTGCTAATAGCTAATTTTCAATCAATCAAACCAAACTTGCTATGTTCATTTCCTAAAACTATATTTTGCAAATTTGTGTAAGCGTCAACAAGTTTGAAGTGTTGGTGAACCATACCAATCCCAAATTCACTTGCAATTGTGGGATTGGTTATAAAGGAATTATCTCCATTAATTTTGATAATTCCTTCATCAGGAGTGTAAATTCCAAATAATGTTGACATTAAGGTGGATTTCCCTGCCCCATTTTCTCCGATAATAGCGTGAATGCTGTTTTTTTTGATTTGTATGTTTATTTTTTTATTAGCATAAAAATTTCCAAATTTTTTTGAAACATTAATAAACTCAATAGCAAAATCTGTCTTACTCATAATTTTTAAATTTTACATTATAAAAATAAAAAATCCAGTTTTTTATTTAACTGGATTTTTGTGAAAATATTTGCTATTTTTTTATTAAAACAAACTAATTAATTATGCTGTTTTATTATTGATTTTAGCAACTAGACTATCTAATTTTGCTTGAATTTTGCTTTGGTCACTTGTATCCACAATTTTCAAGGTAGTGCGTGGACTTGGATCGGTTGGTGAAACTAATTTTTTAAATTCGGCACTAGCTTCTTGAATTGCTTCATTAGCTTTTGCTTTATCATCACCTTCTGATTTTGCTTTATCATCACCTTCTAAAGTTGTTGCTGAAAGTCCGACAAATCCTTTGTAGTAACCAAGTTTAACTGTTGTGTTTTTAGTTTTAAATTGAAAATCATTTAAATATGTTTGTTTTTTAGTGAAAATATCAGCTAAAATGTTAAACACTGAAAATCCAATTCTTTTTTCAACTGATGAAAAGAATTTAGTTTTTTGTTTTTCAAAAACTAATGATTGATTGGTGTCAACACCAATTACATAACGATCTGCATCGGTTTTGATTTCATCAGAAACTACACCAGTTTGTGGTCCAGCAACAGGGAATGTGATTGTTGGATTGCCGTTACTTAAAATGGCTTTAATTTTTTGTGTACTTCCTGGATCAACTCCAAAACCAGTATCTAATGAAATTGATGGACTTGTAATTTTTGTTTCTTCTCCGTGGTGGCCATCATTAAAGGCTTTAATTCCGGCCAGATATCCAGCAATAAAATCTGTTACAGCATTAAATGTTCCACCACCAAAAGTAGTTGCTGTTCTTTTTGTTGGATCATTTGGGAATTTTTTAGATAAAAAGTCAGCTGCTGCATATCCCATAATTCAAGCAGATTCTTCAACATTGTAATTAACTGAAATAAATTGCCCTTTAGGAGCAACTCCATCTGGAAGATTTCAGTCAATTCCAATAACAATAATTCCCTTGTTAATAAAGTTCTGTTTATTTTGATCGTTTTTTAACCATTGTTGAAATTTATCACCATGTTGAAAACCTGAAAGAATTCAAATATTATTATCTGAATTGATTAGGTTGTTGTATGTTTCATTTAAGTTGGCACTTGGAGAATTGACAGGTACAGCTTTAAAACCACCGATTCTTGCAATTTGTTGAGCAGCTTCTCAACTTGATTGGTTAAATGTTTTATCTGTTACAACTCCGTCAGCAGTTACAACTGCAACATTCATTTTGAAGTGGTCACCTTTTGATGCATTTGAAATTTCATCTTTTCTTTGGTCAACGGTTGCTTGAATTCCTGAGTAGTCAGTAATATTAGAAATAGGAGATATTTCTTCTTTTGATCTATTATCCTTGGTTTCCTGACTCACTTGACCTTGTTCAGATGTTTGTTTGTTTGTTTGTTTGTATTTTGAGTATTATCCTTATCTTTTTCAAGGCTAACAGTTTCACTAGGAGCTTGTACTCCACAAGAAATCAATGTGGCAGCACTAGCAATAACAGCTAATCCAGGGATTAAAAATTTTTTTAATTTCATTTTTCCTTCTTTCTTAAACTTTAAAATAATAGGTTTTTTAATTTTACATTTTTATCTAAAAAATGCAACATTTTTTAATTATACATATTTTTCAGGATGCTTGAGTTTCATTTTTGCAATAAAATCATCTTTGTCTAAATTGCTATATTTTTCAAATAATTCTTTACACTCTTCCAACTCTTTTGAAGCTCATTCTTGATTTTGGAAACCTAAAACTTTTGTAATTCCAGGTTTTTTTCAGTTTTTATAATTACTGAAAAAATAATCAATAGAATCTAACCATTCTTTTGGCAAGTCAGCAAGTGATTCAATGTTGTCAAGTCTGTAGTCATCATGGTGAACTGCTATTAATTTTGTATCAGTTTCACCACTATCAATCATTTGCATTGCACCAACAACTCTACCTCTTAGTTGAACACCAGGTAAAAATTTTTCTTGAGAAAACACCAAAACATCTAAACCATCACCGTCTCAGTCAATAGTGTTTGGAATTTGACCATAGTTTGCAGGATAAACAAAACCATCTCTTAAAATTCTATCAACTACTAGTTTGCCAGTTTTGCTATCAAATTCATATTTAATGTTTGAACCACTTGTAATTTCAATATCAACATCAATAATT
It encodes the following:
- a CDS encoding BMP family ABC transporter substrate-binding protein, with the translated sequence MSQETKDNRSKEEISPISNITDYSGIQATVDQRKDEISNASKGDHFKMNVAVVTADGVVTDKTFNQSSWEAAQQIARIGGFKAVPVNSPSANLNETYNNLINSDNNIWILSGFQHGDKFQQWLKNDQNKQNFINKGIIVIGIDWNLPDGVAPKGQFISVNYNVEESAWIMGYAAADFLSKKFPNDPTKRTATTFGGGTFNAVTDFIAGYLAGIKAFNDGHHGEETKITSPSISLDTGFGVDPGSTQKIKAILSNGNPTITFPVAGPQTGVVSDEIKTDADRYVIGVDTNQSLVFEKQKTKFFSSVEKRIGFSVFNILADIFTKKQTYLNDFQFKTKNTTVKLGYYKGFVGLSATTLEGDDKAKSEGDDKAKANEAIQEASAEFKKLVSPTDPSPRTTLKIVDTSDQSKIQAKLDSLVAKINNKTA
- a CDS encoding ABC transporter permease, which translates into the protein MKLNNQINLKNFSKLFFNKINSLENQDAKTKIFSSFWAVLIGILISMIAIRIFGYNPLYVFKTIIFDVSFAKNQVKNLLLIITVFILGGIAVAINFKAGFFNIGVPGQMMASGLTSLLIVLNLDLSIHTKLFLGFLAAIVSSVLVGLIVGVLKAYFKVNEVISTILVNWIVFYICQFMLRARNLNIIFRSQNSPDTTVSVLEKGFANTFYDTQAFAWIIFSLVIVFAILMWIVFQKTTIGLKIKIIGQNQNAAIYSGINSKKTIILTFLFSSVLTSIAGFLWYIFKEKGLSLGNGPLPEGFNTILISLLAFNSPLGIIFSSFFYSIISLGSGGLQAYGIQLDNQTTQIIVGIIIYLTAISVIFTKFKPLQYLKNIFFLIKSKKYFGISINKTSNYNKDRENVFSQSQNKQELKELKITKIENYINSIIEFINQKQAYLLQSYIKLQFAELKLFILKRQIIALKNKSQKATQKQILSNIKRNFGIKPPSKTDSVDIKLKYFEQISQNKHKAHMELIQLGYFERKNHLKLFVQKVSENRKLFKSIRSELIIKYSTRIRG
- a CDS encoding inorganic diphosphatase, yielding MSKIIDVDIEITSGSNIKYEFDSKTGKLVVDRILRDGFVYPANYGQIPNTIDWDGDGLDVLVFSQEKFLPGVQLRGRVVGAMQMIDSGETDTKLIAVHHDDYRLDNIESLADLPKEWLDSIDYFFSNYKNWKKPGITKVLGFQNQEWASKELEECKELFEKYSNLDKDDFIAKMKLKHPEKYV
- a CDS encoding ABC transporter ATP-binding protein, translating into MSKTDFAIEFINVSKKFGNFYANKKINIQIKKNSIHAIIGENGAGKSTLMSTLFGIYTPDEGIIKINGDNSFITNPTIASEFGIGMVHQHFKLVDAYTNLQNIVLGNEHSKFGLIDWKLAISKIRSLQEKYSLFFDLNEKTGKTSVAVKQKIEILKVLYRDSDILIFDEPTAILNPQEIEAFLENLKFFASTGKTIIFISHKLNEIKKVADVATVLRHGEVVANFENLDNISVEDLSIAMVGEKVVNAINIDNLTKDEVGVEISNLSATHTKKIENISFQINKGEIVAIAGVEGNGQEELELAISGIIKSKSGKILVNTNKIQPTKWAKFIKNNKKTDIQRVTNYKIDIAQLQPKNRIPYLSYIPGDRHKYGVILDMDNLDNSIIRNLHNPKFVSKTFLRKNSIKSFYKKIVENFDVRGDQEGTKNIRLLSGGNQQKAVVGREIFSEHDFLLVVQPTRGLDVGAIKLIHQAILKEKEQGKSILLISYELDEVLALADSIIVINKGKISQKFLRKDIDRQKIGLLMGGIHSEIKQSN
- a CDS encoding ABC transporter permease; the encoded protein is MGVFISILTLFVLFFCIISLGSFAGLFSEKTGIVNIAIDGMMIVGATFYGLFATKFNVESPYMQIILLPLAGLMSAIFALLHGFITIKLKGNHIISGVSINLLAAAISIIMIKGLSENGNFFQSPVDELALSVKSQDWKNIISLKLFLTILILVLTFIFFSYTKKGLHFAAVGENPQAAASVGINVDRIKWIGVFTSGFIAGIAGGIFFQYLGSTFFGNVQGIGFLALTVLIMGRWKTILIILSAFVFALLYSISNNVGTGIGIFQPLGQYSTIIYISPYVITLFILMFTAKSDSAPKAIGQPYDKSQK